In Paenibacillus kyungheensis, the following are encoded in one genomic region:
- the proB gene encoding glutamate 5-kinase: protein MSNQRIVVKIGSSSLTGSQGGLDHQAVDFFADEIASLQHAGYSVLLVTSGAVAAGFREIGYHSRPKLLHEKQAAASVGQALLMRDYQEAFARHGIVSGQILLTRSDFNNRKRTGNATMTIEELLKQGVIPIFNENDTVSVDELKFGDNDTLSALVANLARASQLVILTDMEGLYSADPRHDPTATRYDRIDEITDEIYAVAGGSGSAVGTGGMRSKLDAAKIATRGGVPVFVGRVREVGDLKAAIDHHGKGTYFATHVSALSIKKQWLGFLSTPLGTLIVDDGAAYALSRENRSLLPVGIKQVEGQFHAGDVIEVVNLQREVLGRGIVNYDHDQLQLICGLPSSEISTRLGIEDIHRLEAVHRDEWVSL from the coding sequence TTGTCAAATCAGCGTATTGTTGTCAAGATTGGGAGCAGCTCGCTAACCGGATCACAAGGAGGACTCGATCATCAAGCTGTTGATTTTTTTGCAGATGAGATCGCATCATTACAACATGCAGGCTACTCTGTGCTATTAGTCACTTCTGGAGCAGTAGCCGCAGGTTTTAGAGAAATTGGATATCATTCACGCCCCAAATTATTACACGAAAAGCAAGCCGCCGCATCGGTCGGTCAAGCGCTATTAATGCGTGATTATCAAGAAGCTTTTGCCCGTCATGGGATTGTCAGTGGACAGATTTTGTTAACACGCAGTGATTTTAATAATCGTAAGCGTACAGGTAATGCGACGATGACGATCGAAGAATTGCTCAAGCAAGGGGTTATCCCTATCTTTAACGAAAATGATACAGTGTCTGTCGATGAATTAAAATTCGGCGATAATGATACGTTATCTGCACTTGTGGCAAATCTAGCTCGTGCTTCGCAATTAGTTATTTTGACAGATATGGAAGGATTGTATAGCGCAGATCCACGTCATGATCCTACAGCTACACGATACGATCGAATCGATGAGATTACCGATGAGATCTATGCAGTTGCTGGAGGTTCAGGTTCAGCGGTAGGTACAGGCGGAATGCGCTCTAAGCTTGATGCTGCCAAAATCGCTACTCGTGGCGGTGTGCCTGTCTTTGTCGGTCGTGTACGCGAAGTCGGCGATCTCAAAGCTGCGATTGATCATCATGGGAAAGGGACTTATTTTGCTACTCATGTGTCTGCTCTTTCGATCAAAAAACAATGGCTTGGATTTTTATCAACTCCGCTTGGTACGCTAATTGTCGATGATGGAGCAGCCTATGCATTGAGTCGTGAAAATCGTAGCCTATTGCCTGTCGGGATCAAGCAAGTCGAAGGACAATTCCATGCCGGTGATGTGATTGAAGTTGTTAATCTTCAACGTGAAGTACTTGGTCGAGGTATCGTCAATTATGACCATGATCAATTACAATTAATCTGTGGTCTTCCAAGCTCTGAAATATCTACACGATTAGGTATTGAAGATATCCACCGATTAGAAGCTGTCCATCGAGATGAATGGGTTTCTTTATAA
- a CDS encoding pyridoxal phosphate-dependent aminotransferase: protein MNTHSNPNSTTNNVPSISITPASVMNQLPEQFFAKLVQNVNRQVAAGHDVINLGQGNPDQPTPAHIVEELREAAGNPQYHKYSPFSGYSFLKEAAAQRYKEDYNVDLDPETEVAILFGGKTGLIEISQIMLEQGDICLVPDPGYPDYWSGVALSGAEMSFMPLTEENKYLPDYSAIAPEVLEKAKLMFLNYPNNPTSATAPYSFYEETVQFAAKHNIVVASDFAYGAIGFDDEQPVSFLQIPGAKEVGVEFYTLSKTYNMAGWRVAFALGNKEIIRLINLMQDHVYVSLFGGIQAAAAKALTDSQQCVTDLVATYESRRNAFFAELEKIGWEAKAPKGSFFAWLPTPNGMGSEEFATLLLEKAHVAVAPGVGFGTKGEGYVRIGLLTSEERLQEAVRRIGKLDLFK from the coding sequence ATGAACACCCATTCAAACCCTAACTCAACAACAAATAACGTGCCAAGTATATCTATTACACCTGCTAGTGTGATGAACCAATTGCCAGAACAGTTTTTTGCGAAGCTTGTACAAAATGTGAATCGTCAGGTTGCCGCAGGACATGATGTTATTAATTTGGGACAAGGCAACCCGGATCAACCTACACCTGCGCATATTGTTGAAGAGTTACGTGAAGCCGCAGGCAATCCCCAATATCACAAATACTCTCCTTTTTCAGGCTATTCTTTTTTGAAAGAAGCAGCCGCGCAACGTTATAAGGAAGATTATAATGTCGATCTTGATCCTGAGACCGAAGTGGCTATTTTATTTGGTGGCAAAACAGGGCTGATTGAAATAAGTCAGATCATGCTAGAGCAAGGAGATATCTGCCTTGTCCCTGATCCGGGATATCCTGATTATTGGTCTGGTGTCGCTTTATCCGGTGCAGAGATGTCATTTATGCCTTTAACAGAAGAAAATAAATATTTGCCAGATTACAGCGCTATTGCACCTGAAGTATTAGAAAAAGCCAAGCTGATGTTTCTTAATTATCCGAATAATCCGACATCTGCTACAGCTCCTTACTCTTTCTATGAAGAAACAGTACAATTTGCAGCCAAACATAATATTGTAGTTGCCAGCGATTTTGCTTATGGGGCAATTGGATTTGACGACGAACAACCAGTTAGCTTTTTACAGATTCCCGGCGCCAAAGAAGTCGGTGTCGAGTTTTATACGTTGTCCAAAACGTATAATATGGCAGGTTGGCGGGTTGCTTTTGCTCTAGGAAATAAAGAGATTATTCGCCTGATCAACTTGATGCAAGATCATGTGTATGTGAGTTTGTTTGGAGGTATTCAAGCGGCGGCAGCCAAAGCTTTGACCGATTCTCAACAATGTGTAACTGATCTAGTCGCTACCTATGAATCCCGCCGGAATGCTTTTTTTGCGGAATTGGAAAAAATCGGTTGGGAAGCAAAAGCGCCTAAAGGCTCGTTCTTTGCATGGTTACCTACGCCTAACGGAATGGGTTCAGAAGAATTTGCAACCTTATTACTGGAAAAAGCACATGTTGCTGTAGCTCCAGGAGTTGGCTTCGGCACCAAAGGTGAAGGATATGTGCGTATCGGTCTACTCACTTCAGAAGAACGATTGCAAGAAGCAGTTCGCCGAATTGGGAAGCTAGACTTATTCAAATAA
- a CDS encoding ring-cleaving dioxygenase, producing MTLRTAGIHHITSFVADPQRNVDFYAGVLGLHMVKKTINFDAPDVYHLYFGDAGGSPGTIVTFFPQPGARKGAVGAGQLGITVFAVPTGSLDFWKERLTRLGIRFEPVQRFGEQLLRFEDHDGLRIELVEREGGAASTWEWDGITSAQAIKGFGGGVLFSAAPAKTLHTVEHVLGLTKIAEEDGYVRFQADGEIGNIIDVNSRELPRGIAGAGTVHHIAWRAADFAEHELWREQVQAGGFQPTPVIDRQYFNAVYFREEGGILFEIATDPPGFANDEPADQLGQKLMLPEWYEPQRELIEQNLLPIEVRKISPQS from the coding sequence ATGACACTTCGTACAGCAGGTATTCACCACATCACTTCTTTTGTAGCCGATCCACAACGCAATGTTGACTTTTATGCAGGTGTACTTGGACTACACATGGTCAAAAAAACAATCAATTTTGATGCACCAGATGTTTATCATTTATACTTTGGAGATGCTGGAGGTAGCCCGGGAACAATCGTTACTTTTTTCCCACAACCAGGTGCACGTAAAGGTGCTGTTGGAGCAGGGCAATTGGGAATTACCGTATTTGCTGTTCCTACAGGATCACTTGATTTCTGGAAAGAACGGTTAACACGATTAGGTATTCGTTTTGAACCAGTACAACGTTTTGGCGAACAATTGTTACGATTTGAAGATCATGATGGTCTACGAATTGAATTGGTTGAACGTGAAGGCGGCGCAGCAAGTACATGGGAATGGGATGGTATCACGTCTGCACAAGCGATTAAAGGATTTGGTGGCGGAGTATTGTTCAGTGCAGCCCCTGCAAAAACATTGCATACCGTAGAACATGTCCTTGGACTTACCAAAATTGCAGAAGAAGACGGATATGTTCGTTTTCAAGCAGATGGCGAAATCGGAAATATTATTGATGTAAATTCTCGTGAATTACCAAGAGGTATTGCCGGTGCAGGAACAGTGCATCATATCGCATGGCGTGCGGCTGACTTTGCAGAGCATGAACTATGGCGTGAACAAGTACAAGCGGGTGGCTTCCAACCTACACCTGTTATTGATCGTCAATATTTCAATGCAGTGTACTTCCGTGAAGAAGGTGGCATCTTGTTCGAGATTGCTACAGATCCTCCAGGATTTGCAAATGATGAACCAGCAGATCAATTAGGACAAAAATTAATGTTACCAGAATGGTATGAACCACAACGTGAATTGATTGAACAAAATCTATTACCGATCGAAGTTCGTAAAATATCTCCTCAATCGTAA
- a CDS encoding carbon-nitrogen family hydrolase, with translation MTNTRQLHIALIQMDIELANPTVNQQRAEEWIAQAMTAEQKPDVVVLPEMWNTGYALDRLAGLAEPENGKLTTWMSDIAKRYQIVLVGGSISEQRESGFYNTLYVYDADGERSAKYDKIHLFKLMNEEKFMQPGEQTALFPLHDVTAAASICYDLRFPELARSLALAGAQIWFVPAEWPHPRMHHWRTLLTARAIENQMYVVACNRVGRDENSEFFGHSMIIDPWGEVLAEGDEAEGIISATIDLDLADEVRGRIPVFADRRPELYIHKQK, from the coding sequence ATGACAAATACACGCCAATTACATATTGCTTTAATTCAAATGGATATTGAACTTGCCAATCCTACAGTGAATCAACAACGTGCTGAAGAGTGGATTGCTCAAGCGATGACAGCAGAGCAGAAGCCGGATGTTGTTGTACTGCCTGAAATGTGGAATACAGGGTATGCTCTGGATCGCTTGGCAGGATTAGCTGAACCTGAAAATGGGAAGCTGACTACATGGATGAGTGATATAGCTAAGCGGTATCAGATTGTGCTGGTAGGAGGTTCCATATCAGAACAACGTGAAAGTGGATTTTATAATACATTGTATGTGTATGACGCGGATGGTGAGCGTAGTGCCAAATACGACAAAATTCATTTGTTCAAATTAATGAATGAAGAGAAGTTTATGCAACCCGGCGAGCAGACTGCTTTATTTCCATTACATGATGTAACTGCTGCGGCTTCGATCTGTTACGATCTTCGTTTTCCTGAGTTAGCGCGTAGTCTTGCTCTGGCAGGTGCGCAAATCTGGTTTGTTCCTGCGGAGTGGCCTCATCCACGTATGCATCACTGGCGTACATTATTAACAGCACGTGCGATCGAAAATCAAATGTATGTGGTGGCTTGTAATCGTGTAGGACGTGATGAAAATAGTGAGTTTTTCGGTCATTCGATGATTATCGATCCATGGGGCGAAGTATTAGCAGAAGGTGATGAAGCAGAAGGTATTATTAGCGCAACAATCGATCTTGATCTAGCAGATGAAGTACGTGGACGTATTCCTGTTTTTGCCGATCGTCGTCCTGAATTGTATATTCATAAGCAAAAGTAA